The following is a genomic window from Bordetella sp. H567.
ACATCACGGGCGCCACCTATCCGGCGGACTGGGAAGGCAACCCCATTGCGCCGCTGGAGGGCACGAGCCTGCGGCCGGCCTTTGATGGCGACACCGGCGGCGGCACCGGCCGCGGCGTCGAGCGGCCTCCCATGTTCTGGGAGCATGAAGGCAACGCGGCGGTACGCATCGGCAAATGGAAGCTGGTGCGCAAGTATCCGGGCCCCTGGGAGCTCTACGATATGGACGCGGATCGCACCGAAATGCACGATCTTGCGGCCACGCATCCCGAACGCGTCCAGGACATGGCGGCACGCTACGAGGAATGGGCGCGCCGGTGTGGGGTGATCCCACGCGAGAAGATCCTGGAGTTGATGAAGCAACAGACTTCGCCGGCGTTCTGGGAAGAAGACTACGAGCACTGAGGCGCGGCGGGTATCGTCCATGAGTCATTCCACGGTCAAGTCTTGCTGCGTGCCTTCAGGGGAGGCGGGCGCGGGGCATTCCCCGCATGAAGGCTGTCGGGGTCATGAGGGCCATCGCGCCGATGAAGGCCATCACGCTCTTCACGGCCATCACGCCCATGAAGGCGGTTCCGCGCCATCGAGCCAGGCCGGTCTCGTGGCGTTGCCGGGCGGCACGTTCATGATGGGCGGCGATGACCAGGATGGCTTTCCGGCCGACGGCGAGGGGCCGGCCCGCGAAGTGCGCATCGGCGCCTTTCGTATCGCGCCGGCCGCGGTCACCAATCGCGAGTTCGGCGACTTCGTGCGTGCCACGCAATACGTCACGGACGCCGAACGCACGGGCGCGTCCTTCGTGTTCTATTTGCAGGTCGCGGAGACGGTGCGCGACGCGATTCGGCGCGTGCCCGCGGGCCTGCCGTGGTGGTTGCCGGTGGATGCCGCGTGCTGGCAGCGCCCGGAAGGTCCTGGCTCGCATATCCACGACCGCCTCGATCACCCGGTCGTGCATATGTCCTGGTTCGATGCGCAGGCGTATTGCGCCTGGACCGGCACGCGCCTGCCTACCGAGGCGCAGTGGGAATACGCAGCGCGCGGCGGACTGCATGGGCGCAAGTATCCATGGGGCGACGAACTGCAGCCCGATGGCCGGCCGCGCTGCAATATCTGGCGCGGAGATTTCCCCGGCAAGCCCGCGCCGGGATGGCGTCCGGGGACCATGCCGGTCACGGCCTTCGAACCGAACGGCCATGGCTTGTACAACATGGCCGGCAATGTGTGGGAGTGGTGCGAAGACTGGTTCACGCCCGGCTACCACACCGAAACGGCCGCGGCCGATCCGGTCCATCTCCATCCCACCGGCCGACGGTCCATGCGAGGCGGCTCCTTTCTTTGCCACGCGTCGTATTGCAACCGCTACCGCGTCGCGGCCCGCAACTCCAACACGCCGGGCAGCACGTCCGGCAATTGCGGCTTCAGGGTCGTCGCGGTTTGAAAGCGGCAGGAAAGCCGCCGGCCTTTCCAACAAGCTCGCCGCCACGCCGCATTTGGGTCGGCGCGCCACGGGTCCGGCATATGGACGTTGGCCGCCAAGACGCCTTGCGGTAATCGAAAAGAAACATTAATGTCTCCGGGCGAAATTTGTCCGCGGGGGCTTTTCGCGACAAGACCGGCCGCCAGCAGCCGGACAGCGCGTCCCCTTCGTATCGTCAAATTTCGTGGAGCAATCCGTATGTTGATGCATCGGTTATATGCCGGGCTGGCCGCCTGCCTGCTCGTGGTCACCGCGTTCTGCGCTGCCCCAGCGTCCGCCGCCGGGCCGTCCCACCAAGGAAAGACCGCCGCGCCAGCCAGCCGTGCCGGCACGTCTTCCGTGCAGCACAAGCCGCTGGTCCTTGCCGACGAAGGCAGCTTTTTTGTCGGCGGCCGCGAGGTCGCCTCCGAAACCCTGTCCTTGACGCCCAAGTACGATCCGCACGGCACGGTCACCGTCGACCAGATGTACGTGCAGTACCAGATTCCGGAGCATGCGAAGCGCTACGGCATCACCCTTATCCATGGCTGCTGCCTGACGGGCAAGACCTGGGAGACGACCCCCGACGGCAGGATGGGCTGGAGCCAATACTTCGTGCGCAACGGCTACGCCACCTACACCATCGACCAGGCCGGGCGTGGCCGTTCCGCGACGGACATCTCCGCCATCAACGCCGTTCACCTGGGCAAGACGGCCTCCGACACACTGCCCGCGGTGTTCGCCGCCGGCCACGAGGCCGCCTGGACCATCTTCCGGTTCGGACCCAAGTATCCGGAGGCCTACAAGGACTCGCAGTTTCCCGTACAGGCGCAGGCCGCCCTATGGCAGCAGATGGTGCCGGACTGGCTGACCTCCTTGCCCACGCCCAACCCGACGGTGGCCGACCTGTCGCAATTGGCCATCAAGCTGAAAGGCACGGTGCTGATGAGCCATTCGCAATCGGGCATCTACCCCTTCCAGACGGCCGCGCTGAACAAGCTGGGCGTGGCCGGCATCGTCGCGGTGGAACCGGGCGAATGCCCCAAGGTCGATGAAGCGCGCGCGCTTGTGGGCATTCCGATCCTTGTCGTCTACGGGGACCACGTCCAAGAATCCAGCCGCTGGGCGCCGCGTTTCAAGGCTTGCCAGGATTTCATCACGGCCTTCAAGACTGCCGGCGGGACCGGTGAATTCCTGAGCCTGCCGGCGATCGGTATTCATGGCAACTCGCACATGATGATGCAGGACAAGAACAACCTTCAGATCGCCGACCTGATCCTGGACTGGATAGACCGCAACGTAGAGCGGACAGGCGGCACCGCGGCTTCGGCGTCCCATTTACGCAAGAGCGCGGCCAAGTAGCGATCGGCGCGCGTATCCCATCGAGATCTCCGGGGAGGCCTCGATGAAGACCAAGGAGAAAAAACCATGAAGAAGACCATCGCGGCATTCGCCGTGGGCGCGGCGTGCGCGTTTTCGAGCGTTCCCGCGGCGCACGCCGCCAATGCCAATGCCAACGCCGGTGCAAGCGCAAATGCGCAGCCGATTCCGGGTGCGGCCCCAGGCGCGCTCCCGGATACCGATGCAGCACGCCACCACGTGCTGGTCCAGGCCGCCCCCGACGTCCGTATCGACGTGATCGAGGAGGGCGCGGGCAGGCCGCTCGTGCTGCTGCCCTCGCGCGGCCGCGGCGCGGAGGATTTCGACGACGTCGCCCGGCGCCTGGCGGCCGCGGGCTATCGTGTGCTGCGCCCCCAGCCCCGAGGCATATTCCAGAGCACCGGCCCCATGCAGAACATCACGCTGCATGACCTGGGCAATGACGTCGCGGCCGTCATCCGCGACCAGGCCAAACAGCCGGTGGTCATCATCGGCCACGCCTTCGGCAACTGGGTCGCGCGGACCACCAGCGTCGATCATCCCGAGCTCGCGCGCGGCGTCGTGATCGTGGCGGCCGCCGCGAAGAAATATCCCCCGGGCTTGAGCGAACACGTGGACCGCAGCGCGGACTTGTCCCTGCCCGACGCGGAGCGGCTGAAATCGCTGCAGTTCGCCTTCTTCGCGCCTGGACACGACGCCAGCGCATGGCTGCGCGGCTGGTATCCGGCCGTCAATGAAAGCCAGCGCCTGGCCGGCAAGGCAACCAAGCAGTCGGACTGGTGGTCGGGCGGCAAGGTGCCCATGCTGGACCTGCAGGCCGGCAACGACCCCTTCAAGCCCGATTCCACCCGCAGCGAAGTGAAGGACGAGTTCGGCGATCGCGTGACGATGGTGGTCATCCCGGACGCCGGCCATGCCCTGGTCCCGGAGCAGCCCGCCGCCGTGGTCGACGCGATCGTGAAATGGGAAAAATCGCTGCCGTGAGGTGTGAGCGCGTTTTCATCCGTACGCCCGCACAGGCAAGCCGGGGCATGACCGCCGATTTGGCCGGATTCTCGGCCGCTATGCACGCGCGGCCCGTGGCCCTGCACCACGCAAGCATGAGCTCTTCGAGCAGCTTGTTGAGCCGTATGGTCCTTACCGCCGGGAGAGGACGAAGATACAGTTGACCCATGGCTTTCCACTGCTGCTCATTGGATAGGTATTGCGATGAAACGTCTGGGTCTACTGCTGGTGTTCTTTGCCTTGATGGGGCTCGATACGACGAGGCATGCGACCGCGGCGGACCGGCAAGCGGCAACGCACGCAACCTCATCGACGAATCACACCAGTGTGGTGGCAGCGCCTTTGAAGAAGCACGGGCGGGAATTTCACCGTCTGGCCGGCCGTGGCGCCAGGCGATGCGACGACCCCCTCATCGAACAGGATAAGGGAGCCTGCAGCGAATAGGATAGGGGCGAGGCGCCCCGATGATGGCGCCTGGCCCCCGCTCCCAAGTACGCCGCGGCGACGGCGGCACCCCGTTTCTACGCTGAACGCGCGGGAACCCCAGCCAGCAGAGGGCCGACTCCCTCGGCCACGGACACGCAAGCCTTGCCGCTGCGCGTCGCCTTCGCTCGGGCCCACACGTGCGAGCGGCGGATCGTTGAACATGCAGTAGGGAATCAGCCTGGCGGTGGTACTACGCGTACCGCCGGCAAGATTGTCCAGCACGATGCGGAAATCGTCGGCCGAGACATGCGTGAATTGCGGACTTCCCGCGCATTCTCCAACAGCCCAGATCGCCGGCGCGGTGGTCGCCAAGTGGGCGTCGACCCGGATATAGCCGCGCTCGTCTACTTCCACGCCAGCGGCTTCCAGGCCGATGCCGCTGGTGTTGGGGACACGTCCGGCCGCGACCAGCAGATCGCTGCCTTCCACGGTTTGCGCGCCGAGCGGCGTTTGCACCATCACTCTGACGACGTCGCCGGAACGGCCTTGTACTTCCTTCACGTCGGCGCCTGTGATATCAGCTTCTTCTTTTGGATGCGCAAGAAGGCACCCATAGGGCGGTTGCTTACTCGTGGGTAAGTGCGGCCGGCTTGCGCAGCAGCTTACCCAGCGCATAGGGCCCGGGACCGCCCAGCACCAGCGCGATCAGGCAGGCGCCGTACAGCAGGTTCGTTTCGATCCCCGGCGGACCGAACTTGATGCCATCCGGCGTCACCGAGACCAGCTTCACCGCCGAGAAGCCGTAGGGGCCATGCACGGTAACCATCGCGACGATCAGCACCGCCAGCATGGGTATGCTCGCCCAACGGATTCCGATTCCCAGCAGGACGGCCAGTCCGCCGCCGACCTCCGCGAGTATGGTCAGCCAGGCCATCAGATGCGGCTGTGGGACGCCAAGGTTATGCAGTACGTTGGCGAAACCCGCGGGATTGCCGAGCTTGGCGTAGCCGTGCCAAATGAAGCCGTAGCCCACCATCAGCCGTAGCGCCAATTGGGACCAGGACGCGTAGGCCGATGTGTTGGCGGAAGTATTGGACGGGGACAAACCAAAAAGCTGAAAAGCGCTGCGCATGATGCGGAGAACTCCCATGACGTGGTGTGCGAGTGGAATACGAAGGCCGTTGCAGGCGGCCTCCTGGGTATGTATTTCGTCCGGTCACGTCAAAAAGTTACAGCCGCTCGCCTGCAATGGATGACTTTGTTCCCGCACACCGGCCAAGCGCCGTGCCGCGGCGCCTGGCGCCAAGGCCAAGGCAGGTATGGCCCAGCGGCCTATCGGGCGCCGGATTTTGCGGTTTAATGTGAGCCGTCACAAGCAAGGTTTTGCAGTCATGGACGCAGGGCAAGCAGGCGCGAACGGGCACATAGTCGTCGTCGGCGCGGGGATCGTCGGCGCATCGGCCGCGTATTTTTTGCGGCAGGCAGGGTGTGCCGTCACGGTGCTGGATGCCAGTACGCCGGCCGCCGGCGCATCGGGGGCCTCCGATGGCCTGGTGTCGGTGGGCAGCAAGAAGCCCGGTTTCTTGATGAACATCGCCCGCAATGCGCGCGATTTCTACGTCGAGCTCGAGCGCGACGGCGTCCTGGGCGGGCTGTTCCACCAACGTCCAACGTACCTGTTTGCCCGCGATGAAACCGAAGCGCAACTCATGGCGCTGCACGGCCGCGACCTGGAAAGCGCCGGGGTGCGGGTGGAAAGCCTGAGCGGCGCGGACTTTGCCCGGCACGTGCCCGGCATATCGCCCGCGATCGTTGCCGCCCTGGCGGTACCGGATGACGGACACGCACTGGGGTACCAGATCGTCGATCGGATGCTCAAGCGCTCGGACGCACGGGTCGTTCGCGGCGCGACGGTGCGCCGCATCCAGCTCCGGCATGGCCGCGCGGTGGGCGTCGCGACCGACGCCGGCGACTTCGCCGGCGATGCCGTCCTGATCGCCGCCGGCCTGGGGTCGACGGCCCTGGCCGGACTCGGCGATATCCTGCTGCCGCGGAAAGGACAGATCATCATCACCGACCGCGCCAGCGACAACCAGCCGGCATTCCGCGGGCCATTGATGTCCGCGGCCTATCTGGCCGCGAAGCGCAATGCCGACGCATCCCGCCGCAATCCTGTGAGCCTGGTCATCGATCCGCTGCATACGGGACAATTGCTCATCGGCGGAACGCGCGAGGACGGGCTGGCCGACCGGGAAACGACCGTCGACCACGTCTCCAGGATCCTGCGGGAAGCCCTTGCCGTCTATCCGCCCATGGAGCGCCGCCGAGTCATACGCACGTTTGCCGGCGTGCGCACCGCCAGCGTGGACGGCCTGCCTATCGTGGGCAGGCACCCGTCCGTCGATGCGCTGGCCATCGCCACGGGGTTCGAGGGCGACGGCATCTGCCTGGGACCGCTGATGGGCCGCCTCGCCGCCCGGATCGTGCTGGACGTGCCCTGCGACCTGGATATCGGCCCCTTATCGCCGGCGCGCTTCGCCGGACAGCAGCCCGCCGTATCGCCGGTACTACCGCACGACGCCGGCAACACCGCCATGCCGGCTGCTACTTTTGGAGTCGGGCCATGAACGTTTCCCAGCGGCATTTCTTCTGGAAGGAACAGGCCATTCCCTACCGCGAAGGCGAAACACTGGCGCTGGCGCTGCGACGGGCTCAGGTGCGGGACTTCGGCCCCGCGGCCGGCGGCCAGCAAGGCCGTTATTTCTGCGGCATCGGCCAATGCCAGGCCTGCCTGGTGTCGGTGAACGGCGGCGCGGCGGTCGAGTCCTGCCTGACCCCCGCCCAGCCCCTGGCCGTGGTTATGCCCGGCGCATTCTGAGACCGCACGCATGCATACTGAGAGGGGCGCGCATGCCTACTTCTCCCGACATCCTGGTGGTCGGCGCTGGGCCGGCCGGCGTCAGCGCGGCAATCGAGGCCGCCACGCGCGGCGCGCGCGTGCTGCTGGTCGAACAGCGGCCGCACGCCGGCGGCGCCATTCATCGCGCCGCTTACGACGGCAGCCCCAGCGCCGTGCCGATGCCGTCACGGCACAAGAACAACTGGGCCCGGTTGCAGCGCGATCTGGCGCGGTTCTCCGACCGCATCCGCCTGCTGACCTCCGCGGTATTCCTGGGCATCGACGGCCACGGCATCTGCATGATCGACAGCCGTGGCGCCGGCCAGGTGAAGCTGGTCCGGCCCCGGGCCGTCATCTTCGCCACGGGTGCCACCGAGCGCGTGCCGCAGATACCGGGCTGGGAACTGCCCGGCGTCGTCACGGCCGGCGGGCTGCAGGTCCAGATGAAGGAAAGCGGCCAGGCCCCGGCCGGCCGTATCCTGGTCGCCGGCAATGGCCCGCTGCCGCTGGCCCTGGGCGCGCAACTGGCCGCGCTGGGCAACGCGCCGGTTGCCGTCCTGGAAGCCGCGGATCCTTATCGGAACATCTGGTCCCGGCCCGCCGCGATGCTGGGCCTGGCGGCAGGCCCAAGGCAACTGCTGGAGGCCGCCACGTATTTCCGTGCGCTGCGGTCGGCCCGCGTGCCGTATCGCACCGCCACGGCCGTCGCCGCGATCAGCCGGGACGACGACGGCCTGCAAGTGCAGACCCGCGACCGGCATGGACTCATGCGCGACTACCGGGTGGACCTGCTGGTGCTGCATGGCGGCCTGGCCTGTAACGACCGCGGCATTCCGCCGGGCGATACGCACGGCCTCGTTATCGCACGTGCCGGCGATTGCAACCGCGTGCTGGGCGCCGACGCCGCGCCGGGCGAAGGCCGGCGTGTGGCCGCCGCCGTCATGGCGAAGCTGGATCGCGCCCCGGCGGCGCCGGGAAGGGCCGCGCCCCAGCGCCGCGACGCGCAAGCACCAGGAAGCGCGGCGCCCCTGGGCCGCCGCGCGGAAGCGCCAGGAAGGCCCGAACCCTTGGCCACCGCCTTCCAGAACTCAATCGGCCGCCTGTTCCACCACGCCGGCGCGCCGACGGATACGGACGTCGTCATTTGCCGCTGCGAAGGCGTTACCCGGCAGGCCCTTGCCCAGCAGGAGCTGCACTCCGCGCGCGAAACCCGCCTGGTGGGCCGCATCGGCATGGGCCTGTGCCAGGGCCGTTACTGCGCGCACGCGGCCACCATGGGTATGGCAGCGAAGGAGGGCAGCGCCCTGACCTTGGCCGAGATCGATGGCCCCATACCCCGCTGGCCCATCCGGCCGGTGTCCGTCAAGGCACTGGCCGATGCGCAAGATCTTTGATGCTCCGTCCACGGCTTAAGCGCGGGCAGCCCGAAGCGCATCCACGCCTGATCCAAGGGCTCCCGAGCGGGATCCCAAGGCTCTTCAAATGCTTGCAACGCTGACCACCATGAACCGCCTCAACATCGCTACCCGCCCCGTCGTCCACGGCCTTACCCTGGGCGTGCTCATGCTCGATACCGAATTCACGCGCTTTCCCGGCGAGATCGGCAATGCCGCGACCTGGTCCGTGCCGCTGCAATTCAAGATCGTACGCGGCGCGACGCCGGAACGCGTCATCGAAGACCAGGGCCGCGGCCTGCTCGATCCGTTCGTGGAAGCGGCACAGGAACTCATAGACCTGGGCGTACGGGGCATCACGACCAGTTGCGGCTTCCTGGCCCTGTTCCAGCGCGAACTGAGCGCCAGGCTTTCCGTGCCGGTCGCGACCAGCTCGCTGTTGCAGGTGCCCATGGTCGAGCGCATGCTGCCGGCGGGCAAGCGTGTCGCCATACTCACGATCAACCGGGCTGCCTTGACGGATGCGCATCTGGCCGCCGTCGGCGTGGACCGCACGACCCCGATCGCGGGCATGCCGCCGGATAGCCTCTTCCGGCGCGTCTTCACCGACCAGGCGCAACCGGAGGAGGCCGATTTCGCGATCCTCGAACGCGAAATGGTGGAAGCGTCCCGCGCGCTGGCGGCCGCGCATCCCGAAGTGGGCGCCATCGTGTTCGAATGCACCAACATGCCGCCTTTCGCCGCGGCGGTCCGCAAGGCGACGGGTTTGCCGGTATTCGACATGGTCAATATGCTGCGGTGGTTTATCGACGCCATAGCGGACTAGGCACGACCATGCCCGGGTTTGCCCGTATTGATCCGCACCGCGGAATCGGCGTGCCCCGCCATCGGTGGATGTCGCGGCCGGCTATGCACAAAAATATGGCGCGATCGTGAATATCGCGCTTCTGGCAGGGGGTAGGGGCGATTAGAATGCCTGCCGGTACGCAAGTCCGGCGCCGCGCGCGGCTTTCCAAAGCGCCTGCCGGCCATGTTTTGACGCATTCAGGAGAATCCCGTGATCACACGCAGAAGTTTTGTTTCCGCCACGTGCGCGTTCGGCCTCGGGTCGATGATTTCCATGCCGGCGCTGGCCCAGCAAGCCGAATCCACCATGGAACGCATCAAGCGGACCAAGGTCTTGCGCACCGGCTTCGTCGCGGGCGCGGCGCCGTATTTCGTCAAGTCGGTCGCGACCGGGCAATGGCAGGGCTTCTGCGTCGATTTCTCCAATCAGCTGGCCGAGTCCCTCGGCGTCAAGCTGCAGGCCATCGATACCACCTGGGGCAATGCGGTGCTCGACCTGCAATCGAACAAGATCGACTGCATGTTCGGCCTGGCGCCCACCGAGCAGCGCAAGAAGACCGTCGCCTTCACCGATCCCCTGTTCCAGAACACCTTCACGCTGGTCGCGAAGAAGAGCCTGGATCCCAAGACCTGGGACGAGGTCAACCGGCCGGAAGTGCGCCTGTCGGTCGACCAGGGTTCCAACCAGGACACCTTCGCCACCCAGACGCTGACCAAGGCCTCGCTGCATCGTTTCGAGACCTCCGGCGATGCGACCCTCGCGCTGCAGACCGGCCGGGTGGACGCGCAGGTGCTGGTGATCCTGCTGGCCGTGACCGTGCTGTCGAAGTCCCCGCAATTGGGCCACCTGGTGATCCCGACACCGGCCGCGACGGCGCCCACCGCCATCGGCGTGCAGAAGGAGGCCGACCAGGCCTTCACCGAATACGTCAACCAGTGGCTGGCCACCGAGCGCTCCAAGGGCCTGATCAAGCAGACCATCGTCGACAACATGCAGAAGCTGGCCGGCGTGGATCCCAAGCTGTTCCCCAAGGAAGCCACGTTCTGATTCATCGCCGGGGACGTCCGCCGTCCCCACGCGACGCGCCGGTGTCCCGACGTGGACGCCGGCTGGATAGCGCGGGACATACAAGGAGGTGTCGTGTACCGCTGGGACTTTGGTGCCGTCTGGGTCTACCACAAGTTATTGTTGAGCGGCCTGGCCTATACCGTCGTGTATACGGTCATCGTGGTGGTGGCCGGCCTGGTCGTGGGCCTGGTCGTCGGCATCGGGCGGGTGCGTGCGCCCGTGTTCATCGCGGGCATCCTGCGCGCCTATGTGGAGATCTTCCGCTGCACGCCTGTACTGGTGCAGCTGATCTGGTTCTACTACGCGCTGCCCATCCTGACGAATATCGAGATGTCGCCCACGATGGCCGCGGCGCTTTCGCTGACGCTGTACGGCGGCGCCTTTTATTCGGAAATCGTGCGCGCCGGCATCCTGGGCGTGGACTGGGGGCAGACGGAGGCGGGGCTGGCCATGGGCATGCGCAACAAGCAGGTCATGCGCCGCATCATCCTGCCCCAGGCGTTCCGGCGCATGGTGCCGCCGCTGATGAGCCAGTCTATCATGCAGTTGAAGAACACCTCGCTGCTGTCGGTCATCGCCGTGCCGGACCTGCTGTACCAGGCGCAATCGGCGGCGCACGACTCCTACCGCCCGCTGGAGCTCTATACGATCGCGGCCCTGTGCTATTTCGCGGTACTGTTTCCCGCGACGCTGTGGTCCAAGCGCATTGAAAACCGTCTCGCGAAGCAGGACAGGAACGCATCATGAGCGGCCCGATGATAGAAATCAGCAAGCTCAGCAAGCGATTCGGCGACCACGTGGTGCTGAAGGACATCACACTGCAGGTCGAGAAGGGCACCGTGGTGGCGATGATCGGTCCGTCTGGATCGGGCAAGTCCA
Proteins encoded in this region:
- a CDS encoding formylglycine-generating enzyme family protein; the encoded protein is MALPGGTFMMGGDDQDGFPADGEGPAREVRIGAFRIAPAAVTNREFGDFVRATQYVTDAERTGASFVFYLQVAETVRDAIRRVPAGLPWWLPVDAACWQRPEGPGSHIHDRLDHPVVHMSWFDAQAYCAWTGTRLPTEAQWEYAARGGLHGRKYPWGDELQPDGRPRCNIWRGDFPGKPAPGWRPGTMPVTAFEPNGHGLYNMAGNVWEWCEDWFTPGYHTETAAADPVHLHPTGRRSMRGGSFLCHASYCNRYRVAARNSNTPGSTSGNCGFRVVAV
- a CDS encoding esterase, giving the protein MLMHRLYAGLAACLLVVTAFCAAPASAAGPSHQGKTAAPASRAGTSSVQHKPLVLADEGSFFVGGREVASETLSLTPKYDPHGTVTVDQMYVQYQIPEHAKRYGITLIHGCCLTGKTWETTPDGRMGWSQYFVRNGYATYTIDQAGRGRSATDISAINAVHLGKTASDTLPAVFAAGHEAAWTIFRFGPKYPEAYKDSQFPVQAQAALWQQMVPDWLTSLPTPNPTVADLSQLAIKLKGTVLMSHSQSGIYPFQTAALNKLGVAGIVAVEPGECPKVDEARALVGIPILVVYGDHVQESSRWAPRFKACQDFITAFKTAGGTGEFLSLPAIGIHGNSHMMMQDKNNLQIADLILDWIDRNVERTGGTAASASHLRKSAAK
- a CDS encoding alpha/beta fold hydrolase; this encodes MKKTIAAFAVGAACAFSSVPAAHAANANANAGASANAQPIPGAAPGALPDTDAARHHVLVQAAPDVRIDVIEEGAGRPLVLLPSRGRGAEDFDDVARRLAAAGYRVLRPQPRGIFQSTGPMQNITLHDLGNDVAAVIRDQAKQPVVIIGHAFGNWVARTTSVDHPELARGVVIVAAAAKKYPPGLSEHVDRSADLSLPDAERLKSLQFAFFAPGHDASAWLRGWYPAVNESQRLAGKATKQSDWWSGGKVPMLDLQAGNDPFKPDSTRSEVKDEFGDRVTMVVIPDAGHALVPEQPAAVVDAIVKWEKSLP
- a CDS encoding FAD-dependent oxidoreductase; this encodes MKEVQGRSGDVVRVMVQTPLGAQTVEGSDLLVAAGRVPNTSGIGLEAAGVEVDERGYIRVDAHLATTAPAIWAVGECAGSPQFTHVSADDFRIVLDNLAGGTRSTTARLIPYCMFNDPPLARVGPSEGDAQRQGLRVRGRGSRPSAGWGSRAFSVETGCRRRRGVLGSGGQAPSSGRLAPILFAAGSLILFDEGVVASPGATAGQTVKFPPVLLQRRCHHTGVIRR
- a CDS encoding DoxX family protein; translation: MRSAFQLFGLSPSNTSANTSAYASWSQLALRLMVGYGFIWHGYAKLGNPAGFANVLHNLGVPQPHLMAWLTILAEVGGGLAVLLGIGIRWASIPMLAVLIVAMVTVHGPYGFSAVKLVSVTPDGIKFGPPGIETNLLYGACLIALVLGGPGPYALGKLLRKPAALTHE
- a CDS encoding NAD(P)/FAD-dependent oxidoreductase — encoded protein: MDAGQAGANGHIVVVGAGIVGASAAYFLRQAGCAVTVLDASTPAAGASGASDGLVSVGSKKPGFLMNIARNARDFYVELERDGVLGGLFHQRPTYLFARDETEAQLMALHGRDLESAGVRVESLSGADFARHVPGISPAIVAALAVPDDGHALGYQIVDRMLKRSDARVVRGATVRRIQLRHGRAVGVATDAGDFAGDAVLIAAGLGSTALAGLGDILLPRKGQIIITDRASDNQPAFRGPLMSAAYLAAKRNADASRRNPVSLVIDPLHTGQLLIGGTREDGLADRETTVDHVSRILREALAVYPPMERRRVIRTFAGVRTASVDGLPIVGRHPSVDALAIATGFEGDGICLGPLMGRLAARIVLDVPCDLDIGPLSPARFAGQQPAVSPVLPHDAGNTAMPAATFGVGP
- a CDS encoding 2Fe-2S iron-sulfur cluster-binding protein, yielding MNVSQRHFFWKEQAIPYREGETLALALRRAQVRDFGPAAGGQQGRYFCGIGQCQACLVSVNGGAAVESCLTPAQPLAVVMPGAF
- a CDS encoding FAD-dependent oxidoreductase, with the translated sequence MPTSPDILVVGAGPAGVSAAIEAATRGARVLLVEQRPHAGGAIHRAAYDGSPSAVPMPSRHKNNWARLQRDLARFSDRIRLLTSAVFLGIDGHGICMIDSRGAGQVKLVRPRAVIFATGATERVPQIPGWELPGVVTAGGLQVQMKESGQAPAGRILVAGNGPLPLALGAQLAALGNAPVAVLEAADPYRNIWSRPAAMLGLAAGPRQLLEAATYFRALRSARVPYRTATAVAAISRDDDGLQVQTRDRHGLMRDYRVDLLVLHGGLACNDRGIPPGDTHGLVIARAGDCNRVLGADAAPGEGRRVAAAVMAKLDRAPAAPGRAAPQRRDAQAPGSAAPLGRRAEAPGRPEPLATAFQNSIGRLFHHAGAPTDTDVVICRCEGVTRQALAQQELHSARETRLVGRIGMGLCQGRYCAHAATMGMAAKEGSALTLAEIDGPIPRWPIRPVSVKALADAQDL
- a CDS encoding aspartate/glutamate racemase family protein, yielding MLATLTTMNRLNIATRPVVHGLTLGVLMLDTEFTRFPGEIGNAATWSVPLQFKIVRGATPERVIEDQGRGLLDPFVEAAQELIDLGVRGITTSCGFLALFQRELSARLSVPVATSSLLQVPMVERMLPAGKRVAILTINRAALTDAHLAAVGVDRTTPIAGMPPDSLFRRVFTDQAQPEEADFAILEREMVEASRALAAAHPEVGAIVFECTNMPPFAAAVRKATGLPVFDMVNMLRWFIDAIAD
- a CDS encoding transporter substrate-binding domain-containing protein — its product is MITRRSFVSATCAFGLGSMISMPALAQQAESTMERIKRTKVLRTGFVAGAAPYFVKSVATGQWQGFCVDFSNQLAESLGVKLQAIDTTWGNAVLDLQSNKIDCMFGLAPTEQRKKTVAFTDPLFQNTFTLVAKKSLDPKTWDEVNRPEVRLSVDQGSNQDTFATQTLTKASLHRFETSGDATLALQTGRVDAQVLVILLAVTVLSKSPQLGHLVIPTPAATAPTAIGVQKEADQAFTEYVNQWLATERSKGLIKQTIVDNMQKLAGVDPKLFPKEATF
- a CDS encoding amino acid ABC transporter permease, whose protein sequence is MYRWDFGAVWVYHKLLLSGLAYTVVYTVIVVVAGLVVGLVVGIGRVRAPVFIAGILRAYVEIFRCTPVLVQLIWFYYALPILTNIEMSPTMAAALSLTLYGGAFYSEIVRAGILGVDWGQTEAGLAMGMRNKQVMRRIILPQAFRRMVPPLMSQSIMQLKNTSLLSVIAVPDLLYQAQSAAHDSYRPLELYTIAALCYFAVLFPATLWSKRIENRLAKQDRNAS